One window of Legionella pneumophila subsp. pneumophila str. Philadelphia 1 genomic DNA carries:
- the lcl gene encoding collagen-like adhesin Lcl, with amino-acid sequence MIHRNKVLNSILLILFTSQIAFAKSNPASQAYVDSKVSELKNELTNKINSIPSGPQGPQGPRGDKGEAGPKGDQGEAGPQGLPGPKGDRGEAGPQGLPGPKGDQGEAGPQGLSGPKGDQGEAGPQGLPGPKGDQGEAGPQGLPGPKGDQGEAGPQGLPGPKGDQGEAGPQGLPGPKGDRGEAGPQGLPGPKGDRGEAGPQGLPGPKGDRGEAGPQGLPGPKGDKGEAGPQGLPGPKGDRGEAGPQGLPGPKGDKGEAGPQGLPGPKGDRGEAGPQGLPGPKGDRGEAGSQGLPGPKGDKGEAGPQGLPGPKGDKGETGAVGPQGMPGPKGEAGDDGQGVPAGGETGQVLAKSNDLDFNTMWVDPANSGIRRQLGDKALGGTVIYVNALGTHGLVVANSDQVNASTWWDAHDFISNPAHFDNEGKLYSDWRLPTRFELNLIYMMRNELGNFLAGNYWSSIEKSSANSWVFNSKTGEIKDLAKNKTAAVRAVRAF; translated from the coding sequence ATGATACATCGAAATAAAGTCCTTAATAGCATTTTATTAATCTTATTCACATCACAGATAGCATTTGCCAAAAGCAATCCGGCCTCGCAAGCCTATGTGGACAGCAAGGTATCTGAACTAAAAAATGAATTAACCAACAAAATCAACAGTATCCCCTCTGGACCTCAAGGACCTCAAGGACCTAGAGGAGATAAAGGCGAGGCTGGCCCTAAAGGAGACCAAGGAGAGGCAGGGCCGCAGGGATTACCCGGACCTAAAGGAGACCGAGGGGAAGCAGGGCCGCAGGGATTACCCGGACCTAAAGGAGACCAAGGGGAGGCAGGACCGCAGGGATTATCAGGCCCTAAAGGAGACCAAGGGGAAGCAGGACCGCAGGGATTACCCGGACCTAAAGGAGACCAAGGGGAAGCAGGACCGCAGGGATTACCCGGACCTAAAGGAGACCAAGGGGAGGCAGGACCGCAGGGATTACCCGGACCTAAAGGAGACCAAGGGGAGGCAGGACCGCAGGGATTACCAGGCCCTAAAGGAGACCGAGGGGAAGCAGGACCGCAGGGATTACCTGGTCCAAAAGGTGACAGAGGAGAGGCAGGACCTCAGGGATTACCTGGTCCAAAAGGTGACAGAGGAGAGGCAGGACCTCAGGGATTACCCGGACCGAAAGGAGACAAAGGGGAGGCAGGACCTCAGGGATTACCTGGTCCAAAAGGTGACAGAGGAGAGGCAGGACCTCAGGGATTACCTGGACCGAAAGGAGACAAAGGGGAGGCAGGACCTCAGGGATTACCCGGACCGAAAGGAGACCGAGGGGAGGCAGGACCGCAGGGATTACCAGGCCCTAAAGGAGACCGAGGGGAAGCAGGATCTCAGGGATTACCTGGTCCAAAAGGTGACAAAGGAGAAGCAGGGCCGCAGGGATTACCAGGCCCTAAAGGAGACAAAGGAGAAACAGGAGCAGTAGGTCCACAAGGTATGCCAGGACCTAAAGGCGAAGCAGGAGATGACGGCCAAGGTGTGCCTGCAGGTGGTGAAACGGGTCAAGTCCTTGCCAAATCAAATGACCTCGATTTCAATACCATGTGGGTTGATCCGGCAAATTCCGGCATTAGGCGGCAATTAGGCGATAAAGCTCTTGGCGGTACAGTAATTTATGTTAATGCGCTAGGTACCCATGGGCTTGTGGTGGCAAACTCAGATCAAGTTAATGCAAGCACATGGTGGGATGCACATGACTTCATATCAAATCCTGCCCACTTTGACAATGAAGGTAAATTATATTCTGACTGGAGACTCCCTACCCGTTTTGAATTGAATTTAATTTATATGATGCGTAATGAGCTGGGAAATTTTTTGGCAGGTAATTACTGGAGCTCGATTGAAAAATCATCGGCAAACAGCTGGGTATTTAATTCTAAAACAGGGGAAATTAAAGACCTTGCCAAAAATAAAACGGCTGCTGTACGTGCTGTAAGAGCCTTTTAA
- the uvrC gene encoding excinuclease ABC subunit UvrC produces the protein MNDLQLSAELALFLTKLPSEPGIYRMLDEEGTVLYVGKAANLKKRVNSYFSKQNTGVKTRALVSQIKSIEISVTRSETEALLLESNLIKALRPKYNVLLRDDKSYPYIHLSNHPDFPRIELYRSKKKPPSGNFFGPYPGVAAVRETIVTIQKIFKIRNCRDSYFKARSRPCLQYQIKRCTAPCVHYISPENYKLSVEDAIRFLQGKCQIILDELAERMKQAVSQLNFEEAAVLRDQIKNLRLIQEQQGVVQLRGDADVIAIEVRPGFACIQCVTIREGQVLNSQSFFPTVPYAVLDEELDANSLWQQTFEAFIGFYYLDTSERIPDLIITNQSITESRSLEYILSQRRGKSCKIQINPRGVKSRWMDFAVNNLRISVAEYVSKHSTIRSRYQALKQLLALDKNIERMECFDISHTQGEATVASCVVFDTEGPRPSEYRRFNIEGITPGDDYAAMEQAVTRRFKRLIDVQLLPDVLIIDGGKGQVSIVKRVLTSLGVEDITLLGVSKGPSRKAGWEKLILVNENREFVLPEDSKALHLLQHIRDEAHRFAITAHRKKRQKTRVESTLESIEGVGAKRRQALLQRFGGLRELAKAPLEEICKVQGISEQLAKRIYEHFHP, from the coding sequence ATGAATGACTTACAGCTTTCCGCTGAACTCGCTTTATTTTTAACGAAACTCCCAAGTGAACCGGGCATATACCGCATGTTAGACGAAGAAGGCACCGTTCTATATGTGGGAAAAGCAGCCAATCTTAAAAAAAGAGTCAACAGCTATTTTAGTAAACAAAATACAGGAGTTAAGACACGAGCACTGGTAAGCCAAATCAAATCCATAGAAATTTCTGTGACAAGATCAGAGACAGAGGCCTTATTATTAGAGAGTAATTTAATTAAAGCGTTAAGGCCAAAATATAATGTTTTGTTGCGTGATGACAAATCCTATCCTTATATTCATCTATCAAATCATCCAGACTTTCCAAGAATTGAGTTATACCGAAGTAAAAAGAAGCCGCCCTCCGGTAATTTTTTTGGCCCCTATCCTGGGGTAGCTGCTGTAAGAGAAACGATAGTTACCATTCAAAAAATATTTAAAATTCGCAATTGCAGAGACAGCTATTTTAAAGCTCGTTCTCGCCCTTGTTTACAATATCAAATAAAACGTTGTACCGCGCCTTGCGTTCATTATATTTCTCCTGAAAACTACAAATTGTCTGTAGAGGACGCCATAAGATTTTTACAGGGGAAGTGCCAAATAATTCTTGATGAACTTGCCGAACGAATGAAACAAGCGGTAAGTCAATTAAATTTCGAAGAAGCTGCTGTTTTGCGTGATCAGATAAAAAATTTGCGCTTAATTCAAGAACAACAAGGAGTTGTCCAGTTACGTGGTGATGCTGATGTGATCGCAATAGAAGTACGTCCTGGTTTCGCATGTATTCAGTGTGTGACTATTCGTGAAGGACAAGTATTGAATAGTCAAAGCTTTTTCCCTACAGTGCCTTATGCTGTATTAGATGAAGAATTGGATGCCAATTCACTTTGGCAGCAGACTTTTGAAGCCTTTATTGGTTTTTATTATTTGGATACATCAGAAAGAATTCCGGATTTGATAATTACTAATCAATCAATAACAGAGAGTCGCTCATTAGAGTATATTTTGTCCCAGCGACGAGGCAAATCCTGTAAAATTCAAATCAATCCAAGAGGTGTCAAATCGAGATGGATGGATTTTGCAGTGAACAATTTACGAATTTCAGTAGCAGAATATGTCAGCAAACATTCTACGATAAGATCAAGATATCAGGCATTAAAGCAATTGCTTGCGCTTGATAAAAATATAGAGCGAATGGAGTGTTTTGATATTAGCCATACTCAAGGTGAAGCAACTGTTGCATCTTGTGTTGTATTTGATACAGAAGGCCCTCGCCCCAGTGAATACAGGCGATTTAACATTGAGGGTATTACTCCAGGGGATGATTACGCAGCAATGGAACAGGCAGTTACTCGCCGATTTAAAAGACTGATTGATGTTCAATTATTGCCAGATGTTTTGATTATTGATGGAGGTAAAGGCCAGGTTTCTATTGTAAAACGAGTTTTAACCTCTCTGGGTGTGGAAGATATTACTTTATTAGGTGTATCCAAGGGGCCTTCACGAAAGGCGGGATGGGAGAAATTGATACTGGTTAATGAAAACAGAGAATTTGTTTTGCCAGAGGACTCCAAAGCGCTTCATCTTTTACAACATATTCGTGATGAAGCGCATCGTTTTGCTATTACTGCCCATCGGAAGAAAAGACAAAAGACACGTGTTGAATCCACTCTTGAAAGTATAGAGGGTGTTGGCGCGAAACGACGTCAAGCGTTGCTGCAGCGTTTTGGCGGGTTGCGAGAGTTGGCTAAAGCGCCACTGGAAGAAATTTGTAAGGTCCAGGGAATCAGCGAGCAGTTGGCAAAGCGAATTTATGAACATTTCCACCCTTGA
- the letA gene encoding two-component system response regulator LetA, which produces MIKVLIVDDHALVRMGIRRLLEDMSDVDVVADAESGEQALAYVKTHSPDVVLLDMKMPGIDGWEVTRRLKKTNPNIKVIAVTAICSDPLPTRVLQLGAMGYLTKESGAEEMAAAIRKVAKGEKYLSAEIAQKMAINSLQESQDSPFDLLSEREMQVMLMITSGMNVQDIADRLFLSSKTINGYRYRMFEKLGIKNDVELTYLAMKHRIIEHPNDLSQDD; this is translated from the coding sequence TTGATTAAAGTATTAATTGTTGATGACCATGCATTGGTTAGAATGGGCATTCGACGATTGCTTGAAGATATGTCGGATGTTGATGTAGTTGCAGATGCTGAAAGTGGTGAGCAGGCTTTAGCCTATGTAAAAACCCACTCCCCTGATGTCGTATTATTAGATATGAAAATGCCTGGGATAGATGGGTGGGAAGTGACGCGTCGTTTAAAAAAAACAAACCCAAATATTAAAGTCATAGCTGTTACAGCTATTTGCTCAGATCCTCTCCCTACTCGAGTATTGCAATTAGGTGCTATGGGATACCTTACTAAAGAGTCAGGGGCTGAAGAAATGGCTGCCGCAATTCGTAAAGTGGCTAAAGGTGAGAAATATCTTAGTGCCGAGATAGCACAAAAAATGGCAATTAATAGTCTTCAGGAGTCTCAGGATTCCCCTTTTGATTTATTGTCTGAAAGAGAAATGCAAGTCATGTTGATGATTACTAGCGGCATGAATGTACAAGACATTGCTGATAGATTATTTTTAAGTAGTAAAACCATCAATGGCTATCGATATAGGATGTTTGAAAAATTGGGGATTAAAAATGATGTGGAGCTTACTTATTTGGCTATGAAGCACCGCATTATTGAGCACCCCAATGATTTGTCACAAGATGATTAG
- the phhA gene encoding phenylalanine 4-monooxygenase, which translates to MEFSSRYVAHVPDAQGLVDYSAQENRIWNILFERQLKLLPGRACDEFLSGLQTLGLNSSTIPQLPEVSERLKAKTGWQVAPVAALISAREFFELLAEKYFPAATFIRSEEELDYVQEPDIFHELFGHCPMLTDRVYAEFVHDYACKVLTFPEQDWPLLQRMFWFTVEFGLIKTPKGLRAYGGGILSSISETVYCVESDIPVRILFDPVVAFRMPYRIDQLQPVYFVIDSYQNLYDFVLSDMGKFMDRARELGEFPPYFDVDPDNPNIHIRAC; encoded by the coding sequence ATGGAGTTTAGTAGCCGGTATGTCGCACATGTCCCTGATGCTCAGGGTTTAGTCGATTATTCGGCACAAGAAAATAGAATTTGGAATATTTTATTTGAGAGGCAACTCAAGTTATTGCCAGGAAGAGCTTGTGATGAATTTCTGTCTGGATTACAGACTTTAGGACTTAACTCCTCGACTATTCCACAACTTCCAGAAGTAAGTGAGCGATTAAAGGCCAAAACGGGATGGCAAGTAGCGCCAGTTGCTGCTTTAATTTCAGCCAGGGAATTTTTTGAATTATTAGCAGAAAAATATTTTCCTGCGGCGACTTTTATTCGAAGTGAAGAAGAATTGGATTATGTTCAAGAACCTGATATTTTTCATGAGCTTTTTGGTCATTGTCCTATGTTAACCGATAGAGTCTATGCTGAATTTGTCCATGATTACGCATGTAAGGTATTAACTTTTCCTGAACAGGATTGGCCTTTATTGCAAAGAATGTTTTGGTTTACTGTAGAGTTTGGATTGATTAAAACGCCTAAAGGGCTTAGAGCATACGGCGGGGGAATTTTATCTTCTATCAGTGAAACGGTATATTGTGTGGAAAGTGATATTCCTGTGCGAATTTTATTTGATCCAGTGGTGGCTTTTCGAATGCCTTATCGGATTGACCAGCTACAACCTGTTTATTTCGTTATTGACAGCTATCAAAATTTATATGATTTCGTGCTTTCTGACATGGGTAAATTCATGGATCGTGCGCGAGAGTTAGGTGAATTTCCACCGTATTTTGATGTGGATCCGGATAATCCAAATATTCATATAAGGGCTTGTTAA
- a CDS encoding competence/damage-inducible protein A, whose protein sequence is MTIAILSTGDEIIHGDTLNTNAHYIAHALCSEGLPLGLQVACSDKENEIIDSLNFLTQHHDILILIGGLGPTKDDITRFALAKFTKEPLLQHADALDHIEKKANIAKISLNQGNLQQCLFPANARLFPNPYGTAMGCSYSWKGKVFILLPGPPRECLPMFNQDVLPLLLQTSRHSNKQILRWRVFGLAESEIAQILEEALEGLDCQTGYRLETPYLEFKVRCKRELIEKITSIIDPILAPHIISSLETKASDQLRSLILKNNEPITIIDEITGGLLQSLLVKPENYHLLNFHNLNRTRLYFHCSGLEDYWSQQAPQGTTKLIIHYSNQMQEGRETHQIPYRSAMVVHYAAEWLSFRLFHLINQLH, encoded by the coding sequence ATGACAATAGCTATCTTGTCTACCGGAGATGAAATAATACATGGCGATACTCTAAATACCAATGCGCATTACATTGCTCATGCCCTTTGCTCTGAAGGCTTACCTCTTGGATTACAAGTGGCCTGTAGCGATAAGGAAAATGAGATTATAGATAGCCTAAACTTCCTGACGCAACACCATGATATTCTAATTTTAATTGGTGGGCTTGGCCCAACGAAGGATGATATTACTCGCTTTGCTTTGGCTAAATTTACCAAAGAACCTCTTCTTCAGCATGCTGACGCTCTGGATCATATAGAAAAAAAAGCAAACATAGCCAAAATATCACTGAATCAAGGCAATTTGCAGCAATGCCTCTTTCCAGCCAATGCACGACTTTTTCCTAATCCTTATGGCACAGCCATGGGATGTTCTTATTCATGGAAAGGTAAAGTTTTTATTCTATTGCCTGGGCCTCCTCGTGAATGCCTTCCAATGTTTAATCAGGATGTACTGCCGTTATTATTGCAAACATCCAGGCATAGCAATAAACAAATTCTGCGCTGGCGAGTTTTTGGATTGGCTGAAAGTGAAATAGCTCAAATCCTTGAAGAAGCTCTGGAAGGTTTAGACTGTCAGACAGGATACCGATTGGAAACGCCTTATCTGGAGTTTAAGGTTCGCTGCAAAAGAGAATTGATTGAAAAAATAACATCAATAATAGACCCCATTTTAGCCCCGCACATTATATCATCACTTGAAACCAAAGCATCTGATCAATTGAGAAGCCTAATCTTAAAGAATAATGAACCAATAACTATTATTGATGAGATTACTGGAGGATTATTGCAATCCCTATTGGTAAAACCAGAAAACTACCATTTATTAAACTTTCATAATCTTAACAGGACCAGATTATATTTTCATTGCAGTGGATTAGAAGATTATTGGTCACAACAAGCACCCCAAGGCACTACCAAATTAATCATTCACTACAGTAATCAAATGCAAGAGGGTCGTGAAACACATCAGATTCCTTATCGAAGTGCTATGGTTGTGCATTATGCCGCTGAATGGCTAAGCTTCAGACTCTTTCATCTCATCAATCAATTGCATTAA
- the cgtA gene encoding Obg family GTPase CgtA, translating to MKFVDEALIKVEAGKGGNGCLSFRREKFIPRGGPDGGDGGDGGSIYFEASSDLNTLIDFRYTRQYKAENGQSGMGGNCTGKKGDDLTIKVPVGTMVYDADTGELLADISQPGIPVLIAQGGFHGLGNTRYKSSVNRSPRQTTPGSPGESRNLRLELRVLADVGLLGLPNAGKSTLIRAVSSSKAKVADYPFTTLHPGLGVVRVSPYKSFVMADIPGLIEGAAQGAGLGHRFLKHLSRTCVLLHVIDIAPLDGSDPVADAKAILNELTQYNPDLLNKPRWLVLNKIDMLPDEKEREEKIQSIIKGLEWKDKVFSISAIESKGTQELCYALMQLIDEMKESEA from the coding sequence ATGAAATTCGTTGATGAAGCACTTATTAAAGTTGAAGCCGGAAAAGGAGGGAATGGTTGCTTAAGCTTCAGGAGAGAAAAATTTATTCCTCGTGGTGGCCCTGACGGGGGTGATGGGGGTGATGGAGGCAGTATTTATTTTGAGGCGAGCAGCGATTTAAATACCTTGATTGATTTTCGTTATACTCGTCAATACAAAGCAGAGAATGGACAATCAGGGATGGGTGGAAATTGTACTGGGAAGAAAGGAGATGATTTAACCATCAAAGTGCCAGTCGGTACTATGGTTTATGATGCTGATACAGGTGAATTGTTAGCTGATATCAGTCAACCAGGTATTCCCGTGCTGATTGCTCAGGGTGGGTTTCATGGTTTGGGTAACACTCGCTATAAGAGCAGCGTGAATCGATCACCTAGACAAACAACACCCGGAAGCCCGGGTGAATCCAGAAATTTGCGTTTGGAGCTCCGAGTTTTGGCAGACGTAGGTCTGTTAGGGCTTCCCAATGCAGGAAAGTCTACTTTAATAAGAGCCGTCTCCAGTTCAAAAGCCAAAGTGGCTGACTATCCATTTACAACCTTACATCCAGGTTTAGGGGTGGTCCGTGTTTCACCCTATAAGAGTTTTGTCATGGCGGATATCCCAGGTCTTATAGAAGGCGCGGCTCAAGGAGCAGGATTGGGGCATCGGTTTTTAAAACATCTTTCACGTACCTGTGTCTTGCTGCATGTTATTGATATTGCGCCTTTGGATGGGAGTGATCCTGTCGCTGATGCGAAAGCAATTCTCAATGAGTTGACTCAATATAATCCCGATCTGCTCAACAAACCCAGATGGTTGGTTTTAAATAAAATCGATATGTTACCTGATGAAAAGGAAAGAGAAGAAAAAATTCAATCCATAATAAAAGGCTTGGAGTGGAAAGACAAAGTATTTTCTATTTCCGCTATAGAGAGTAAGGGAACACAAGAACTTTGCTACGCTTTAATGCAATTGATTGATGAGATGAAAGAGTCTGAAGCTTAG
- the rpmA gene encoding 50S ribosomal protein L27, which produces MAHKKAGGSTRNGRDSNPKYLGVKRFGGQFVNAGEIIVRQRGTRFHPGPGVGCGRDHTLYALVEGLVQFTTKGEKNRKYVTILPEQREEAAS; this is translated from the coding sequence ATGGCTCATAAGAAAGCAGGTGGTAGTACTCGTAATGGCCGCGACTCGAATCCAAAGTACCTCGGTGTGAAACGTTTTGGTGGTCAATTTGTAAATGCCGGTGAAATCATTGTAAGGCAGCGTGGCACACGTTTTCATCCTGGACCTGGTGTTGGTTGTGGTCGAGATCATACTTTGTATGCGTTGGTAGAGGGGTTAGTACAGTTTACTACCAAGGGTGAAAAAAATCGTAAGTATGTCACTATATTACCGGAGCAACGAGAAGAAGCTGCGAGTTAA
- the rplU gene encoding 50S ribosomal protein L21: MYAVIKTGGKQYTVKEGDVLKIEMLPENVGNEIKFSEVLMLVDGDKVTCGTPFVAKATVKAEVLDHGRHKKVKIIKFRRRKHHMKQMGHRQYYSQVKITAIGK, from the coding sequence ATGTATGCGGTAATTAAAACTGGCGGTAAGCAATATACCGTGAAAGAAGGTGACGTTTTAAAAATTGAAATGCTGCCTGAAAATGTTGGCAATGAAATTAAATTTTCGGAAGTATTAATGCTAGTAGATGGTGATAAGGTCACTTGTGGCACACCTTTTGTTGCTAAAGCAACTGTAAAGGCCGAAGTGCTTGATCATGGTCGTCACAAAAAAGTTAAAATTATTAAATTTCGTCGACGTAAGCACCATATGAAACAAATGGGGCACAGACAATATTATTCGCAAGTTAAAATTACTGCGATTGGTAAATAA
- a CDS encoding 50S ribosomal protein L25/general stress protein Ctc — protein MSTIQLEAQSRTDMGKGASRRLRRLENKVPAVIYGGSKKPMAIHFSHNKVIKALETESIYSSVFDITVDGKVEHVILKALQRHPYKPIVLHMDLQRVSSKDILVKLVPVHFINEEQSPGIKAGGIVQHTMTQVEIRCQAKDLPEFIEVDMSKVGMDDVVHLSDLKLPKGVQLTVDVADGSHDAPVVSIHAAKVSSTELEETPEVPASAVPTTDQGESAE, from the coding sequence ATGTCAACTATTCAATTAGAAGCACAATCAAGAACGGATATGGGGAAAGGTGCGAGCCGCCGCCTACGTCGTCTTGAAAATAAAGTTCCTGCTGTCATATATGGCGGAAGCAAAAAACCTATGGCAATCCATTTTAGCCATAATAAAGTGATTAAGGCATTGGAAACAGAAAGCATTTATTCCAGCGTTTTTGACATCACAGTAGATGGCAAAGTAGAGCACGTTATTTTGAAAGCCTTGCAACGCCATCCCTACAAACCAATCGTGTTACATATGGATTTACAACGCGTTTCCAGTAAAGACATTCTGGTTAAATTAGTACCTGTTCACTTCATAAATGAAGAACAATCTCCAGGAATTAAAGCTGGCGGTATTGTTCAACATACCATGACTCAAGTTGAAATACGTTGCCAGGCAAAAGATCTGCCTGAATTTATTGAAGTAGACATGTCTAAGGTAGGTATGGATGATGTGGTTCACTTATCGGATTTAAAACTTCCAAAAGGCGTTCAGCTGACAGTGGATGTAGCCGATGGTAGTCATGATGCTCCTGTGGTGAGTATACATGCTGCTAAAGTAAGCTCAACTGAACTGGAAGAAACACCTGAAGTTCCAGCATCAGCTGTACCGACTACAGATCAAGGGGAAAGTGCTGAATAA
- the pth gene encoding aminoacyl-tRNA hydrolase → MVIKLIVGLRNPGSAYEQTRHNAGAWLVTALAQRHNSHFKIDKKMQAELTEIDINNHPCRLVLPLTFMNHSGQTTRIISQFYKIEPGEILIVHDELDLPVGRIKLKTGGGHGGHNGLRDITAQLGTGEFHRLRIGIGHPGHKDLVHQYVLSRPSMHDRQQIYDAIDRGIAIIPIVLSGDMARAMNQVNA, encoded by the coding sequence ATGGTCATTAAACTAATTGTCGGTTTACGCAATCCCGGATCGGCTTATGAACAAACCAGACACAACGCAGGTGCGTGGTTAGTGACCGCTTTGGCCCAAAGACATAATTCGCATTTTAAGATTGACAAGAAAATGCAAGCGGAATTAACTGAAATTGATATTAACAACCACCCATGTCGACTAGTGCTTCCTTTGACTTTTATGAATCATAGTGGTCAAACAACAAGAATAATCAGTCAATTCTATAAAATTGAACCCGGTGAAATATTAATTGTTCATGACGAGTTGGATTTACCTGTTGGACGAATCAAATTAAAAACAGGTGGTGGCCATGGTGGGCATAATGGTTTGAGAGACATAACTGCTCAATTGGGAACAGGTGAATTTCATCGATTACGTATAGGGATAGGTCATCCTGGACATAAAGATCTAGTCCATCAATACGTACTCAGCAGGCCTTCTATGCACGACAGGCAACAAATTTATGATGCAATAGACAGAGGTATAGCGATAATACCTATAGTATTGTCAGGGGATATGGCCCGAGCAATGAATCAAGTAAACGCTTAA
- the ychF gene encoding redox-regulated ATPase YchF: protein MGFKCGIVGLPNVGKSTLFNALTKAGIEAANYPFCTIEPNVGIVTVPDSRLDNLSDIVKPQQVLHATMQFVDIAGLVKGASSGEGLGNQFLANIRETDAIAHVVRCFDNSDVVHVEGRVDPLSDIEVINTELALADMETLEKSLLKVGKNSKSGNKEAIFELKTLEKIKAHLDAGYPVRTLELTPEEEQVSKRLFLLTAKPVLYIANVDDNGYENNPLLDKVQALASQENASIVALCAATEAELVELDEEDRQEFMVDLGLSEPGLNKVIRAGYELLGLQTYFTAGVKEVRAWTIRKGATAPQAAGVIHTDFEKGFIRAEVISYDDFIRFGGEQGAKEAGKLRLEGKEYIVCDGDVMHFRFNV, encoded by the coding sequence ATGGGATTTAAATGTGGAATAGTAGGATTGCCCAATGTAGGGAAATCGACTCTTTTTAATGCATTGACTAAGGCTGGGATAGAGGCGGCCAATTACCCATTTTGTACCATTGAGCCCAATGTAGGTATCGTCACCGTTCCTGATTCAAGACTGGATAATTTAAGCGACATAGTCAAGCCTCAGCAGGTGCTTCATGCCACCATGCAATTTGTTGACATTGCAGGATTGGTAAAAGGCGCTTCCAGTGGAGAAGGATTAGGAAATCAATTTTTGGCCAACATAAGAGAAACAGACGCTATTGCTCACGTCGTTCGCTGCTTTGACAACTCGGACGTTGTTCATGTGGAGGGGCGAGTTGACCCCTTAAGTGACATAGAGGTGATTAATACAGAACTGGCATTAGCGGATATGGAGACATTGGAAAAGTCGCTATTAAAAGTAGGGAAAAACAGTAAAAGTGGAAATAAAGAAGCCATTTTTGAATTAAAAACTCTGGAAAAAATTAAAGCACATCTTGATGCCGGATATCCTGTAAGAACCCTTGAACTTACCCCTGAGGAAGAACAGGTAAGCAAACGCCTTTTTCTTTTAACGGCCAAACCAGTACTTTACATAGCCAATGTTGACGATAACGGCTATGAGAATAACCCGCTCCTGGATAAAGTTCAGGCTCTGGCTTCCCAGGAAAATGCCAGCATAGTAGCCCTTTGTGCAGCAACAGAAGCCGAGCTGGTTGAGCTGGATGAAGAAGACAGACAAGAGTTTATGGTTGATTTGGGGCTTAGTGAACCTGGATTAAATAAAGTGATCCGTGCCGGGTATGAATTGCTGGGATTGCAAACCTATTTCACCGCAGGAGTGAAAGAAGTAAGAGCCTGGACAATACGCAAAGGAGCCACAGCACCGCAAGCTGCCGGGGTCATTCATACTGACTTTGAGAAAGGGTTCATCCGCGCGGAAGTGATTTCTTACGATGATTTTATTCGCTTTGGCGGAGAACAAGGTGCCAAAGAAGCTGGAAAATTGCGGCTTGAAGGCAAGGAATATATTGTCTGTGATGGAGACGTCATGCATTTTCGCTTTAATGTTTAA